Proteins encoded together in one Prevotella scopos JCM 17725 window:
- the map gene encoding type I methionyl aminopeptidase, with translation MNIFLKTEDEIELMREANLLVGKTLAEVGRHVKPGVSTLQLDQIAEEFIRDNGAIPTFKGFPNAYGPPFPGSICTSVNDVVVHGVPSKDVILKDGDIISVDCGTLLNGFNGDSCYTFCVGEVSEDVKTLLRTTKESLYKGIEVAQAGHHVGDIGQVIQDYCQAQGYGIVRELTGHGIGREMHEDPAVPNYGKRGSGVLLKVGMCIAIEPMVTMGKREIGLLPDRWSIVTRDCRPAAHFEHTIAIRAGKADILSSFEEVEHLEGQNF, from the coding sequence ATGAATATATTTCTAAAGACTGAAGATGAAATCGAACTTATGCGTGAGGCCAACCTGCTGGTCGGTAAAACACTAGCAGAAGTTGGTCGTCATGTTAAGCCTGGTGTATCTACGCTCCAATTAGATCAAATAGCTGAAGAGTTTATTCGTGATAATGGTGCGATACCTACCTTCAAAGGTTTCCCTAATGCTTATGGGCCTCCTTTCCCTGGTAGCATCTGTACGTCGGTAAATGACGTTGTAGTACATGGTGTGCCAAGTAAGGATGTTATTCTGAAGGATGGTGATATTATTTCTGTTGATTGTGGTACTTTATTGAACGGTTTTAACGGAGATAGTTGCTATACATTCTGTGTAGGGGAAGTAAGTGAAGATGTCAAGACACTCCTTCGTACGACGAAGGAATCTCTATACAAGGGTATTGAAGTGGCTCAGGCAGGCCATCACGTTGGTGATATCGGTCAAGTTATTCAGGATTATTGTCAAGCTCAAGGTTATGGTATTGTTCGTGAATTAACAGGACATGGTATAGGACGTGAGATGCATGAAGACCCAGCTGTCCCTAATTATGGTAAGCGGGGTAGTGGAGTATTACTTAAAGTTGGAATGTGTATTGCGATTGAACCAATGGTTACAATGGGTAAACGAGAAATAGGCTTGTTACCTGATCGTTGGAGTATAGTTACACGTGATTGTCGCCCTGCAGCTCATTTTGAACATACTATTGCGATTAGGGCCGGCAAGGCTGATATTTTATCTTCTTTTGAGGAAGTTGAACATTTAGAAGGACAAAATTTTTAA
- the infA gene encoding translation initiation factor IF-1 produces MAKQTAIEQDGTILEALSNAMFRVELENGVDITAHISGKMRMHYIKILPGDKVKVEMSPYDLTKGRIVFRYK; encoded by the coding sequence ATGGCAAAGCAAACTGCAATAGAGCAGGACGGAACAATTCTTGAAGCACTTTCAAATGCAATGTTCCGAGTGGAATTAGAGAATGGTGTGGATATCACCGCTCATATTTCCGGTAAAATGAGAATGCACTACATCAAGATCCTTCCAGGTGATAAGGTGAAGGTTGAGATGAGTCCATATGACCTTACTAAGGGTCGAATCGTTTTCAGATACAAATAA
- the rpmJ gene encoding 50S ribosomal protein L36, translating to MKTRASLKKRTADCKIVRRKGRLFVINKKNPKFKMRQG from the coding sequence ATGAAGACAAGAGCATCATTAAAGAAGCGCACAGCCGATTGCAAGATCGTTCGTCGTAAGGGTCGTCTGTTCGTTATTAACAAGAAAAACCCTAAGTTTAAAATGCGTCAGGGTTAA
- the rpsM gene encoding 30S ribosomal protein S13 — MAIRIVGVDLPQNKRGEIALTYIYGIGRSSSAKILDKAGINRDLKVSEWSDDQAAKIREIIGAEFKVEGDLRSEIQMNIKRLMDIGCYRGVRHRNGLPVRGQSTKNNARTRKGKKKTVANKKKATK; from the coding sequence ATGGCAATAAGAATTGTTGGAGTAGATTTGCCCCAGAATAAGCGTGGCGAAATCGCATTGACCTATATCTATGGTATTGGTCGAAGTAGTTCAGCAAAGATATTGGATAAGGCTGGTATTAACCGTGACCTGAAGGTCAGCGAGTGGTCTGATGACCAGGCAGCCAAGATCCGTGAAATTATCGGTGCTGAATTCAAAGTTGAAGGTGATCTCCGTTCTGAGATCCAGATGAACATCAAGCGCCTCATGGATATAGGTTGCTATCGTGGTGTAAGACATCGTAATGGTCTTCCTGTTCGCGGTCAGAGTACTAAGAACAATGCTCGTACCCGTAAGGGAAAGAAGAAGACTGTTGCTAATAAGAAGAAGGCTACTAAGTAA
- the rpsK gene encoding 30S ribosomal protein S11: protein MAKKSATSKKRNVRVDALGQLHVHSSFNNIIVSLANNEGQVISWSSAGKMGFRGSKKNTPYAAQMAAEDCSKVAFDLGLRKVKAFVKGPGNGRESAIRAVNAAGIQVTEIVDVTPLPHNGCRPPKRRRV from the coding sequence ATGGCAAAGAAATCAGCAACATCTAAGAAAAGAAATGTAAGAGTTGATGCACTCGGACAGCTTCACGTGCACAGCTCATTCAATAACATCATTGTATCTTTGGCTAACAACGAGGGTCAGGTTATCTCTTGGTCTTCAGCTGGTAAGATGGGATTCCGTGGATCAAAGAAGAATACTCCTTACGCTGCACAGATGGCAGCAGAGGATTGCTCTAAGGTAGCTTTCGATCTCGGTCTTCGTAAGGTTAAGGCATTCGTTAAGGGTCCAGGTAACGGTCGTGAAAGCGCTATCCGTGCGGTGAACGCAGCAGGTATTCAGGTAACTGAAATCGTTGACGTTACTCCATTACCACACAACGGTTGCCGTCCTCCAAAGCGTCGTCGTGTATAA
- the rpsD gene encoding 30S ribosomal protein S4: MARYIGPKSRIARRFGEPIFGADKVLAKRNFPPGQHGNNRRRKVSEYGAQLAEKQKAKYTYGVLERQFRNLFDKAAKADGITGEVLLQLLESRLDNVVFRLGIAPTRAAARQLVGHKHIVVNGNVVNIASYQVKAGDVVGVREKAKSLEVIEAALAGFNHSKYPWIEWDDNAKCGKFLHRPDRADIPENIKEQLIVELYSKQ, encoded by the coding sequence ATGGCAAGATACATAGGTCCAAAATCACGAATCGCACGCCGTTTCGGTGAACCAATTTTCGGCGCAGATAAGGTATTAGCTAAGAGAAACTTCCCTCCTGGACAGCACGGTAATAACCGTCGTCGTAAGGTATCTGAGTATGGTGCTCAGCTTGCAGAGAAGCAGAAGGCTAAATACACTTATGGCGTTTTGGAGCGTCAGTTCCGTAATCTATTCGACAAAGCTGCTAAGGCAGATGGTATTACAGGTGAGGTTCTTCTTCAACTTCTCGAGAGCCGCCTCGATAATGTAGTGTTCCGTCTTGGCATCGCTCCTACACGTGCAGCTGCGCGTCAGCTCGTAGGCCACAAGCACATTGTTGTTAACGGTAATGTTGTAAATATTGCTTCATATCAGGTAAAGGCTGGTGACGTTGTCGGCGTTCGCGAGAAGGCTAAGTCACTTGAGGTTATCGAGGCTGCTTTGGCAGGCTTCAACCACAGCAAATACCCATGGATTGAGTGGGATGACAATGCTAAGTGCGGTAAGTTCCTCCATCGTCCAGACCGTGCTGACATCCCTGAGAATATAAAGGAGCAGTTAATCGTTGAGTTGTACTCTAAACAATAA
- a CDS encoding DNA-directed RNA polymerase subunit alpha: protein MAILAFQKPDKVVMLEANDHFGKFEFRPLEPGFGVTIGNALRRILLSSLEGFAINTIRIAGVEHEFSSVPGVKEDVTNIILNLKQVRFKQVVEEFENEKVSITVENSTEFKAGDIGKYLTGFEVLNPDLVICHLDSKASMQIDLTINKGRGYVPAEENREFCTDVNVLPIDSIYTPIRNVKYAVEPYRVEQKTDYDKLIIEVTTDGSIHPKDALKEAAKILIYHFMLFSDEKITLENPDQEGNQEFDEEVLHMRQLLKTKLTDASLNLSVRALNCLKAADVETLGDLVQYNKTDLLKFRNFGKKSLSELDDLLESLNLSFGTDITKYKLDKE, encoded by the coding sequence ATGGCGATATTAGCATTTCAAAAACCTGATAAAGTAGTGATGCTGGAGGCCAATGACCATTTCGGCAAGTTCGAATTCCGTCCTCTTGAGCCTGGCTTTGGTGTTACCATTGGTAACGCTCTTCGCCGCATCCTCCTTTCATCACTGGAAGGCTTTGCAATCAACACCATCCGTATAGCTGGTGTTGAGCATGAGTTCTCTTCAGTCCCTGGTGTAAAGGAAGATGTTACCAACATCATCTTGAATCTCAAACAAGTTCGATTCAAGCAAGTAGTAGAAGAATTCGAGAATGAGAAAGTTAGTATCACCGTAGAGAATTCAACCGAATTCAAAGCAGGTGATATCGGTAAGTATCTGACTGGATTTGAAGTGTTAAACCCTGATTTGGTGATTTGTCATTTAGACTCCAAGGCTTCTATGCAGATTGATTTGACCATCAATAAGGGACGTGGTTACGTTCCTGCTGAGGAAAATCGTGAATTCTGCACTGATGTAAACGTACTCCCAATCGATTCCATCTACACCCCAATTCGTAACGTTAAGTATGCAGTTGAACCATATCGTGTTGAACAAAAGACCGACTATGACAAACTCATCATTGAAGTTACGACTGATGGTTCCATTCACCCAAAGGATGCATTGAAAGAGGCTGCAAAGATTCTTATTTATCACTTCATGTTGTTCTCTGATGAGAAGATTACTCTTGAGAATCCAGATCAGGAGGGCAACCAGGAGTTTGATGAGGAGGTTCTGCACATGCGCCAGCTCTTGAAGACCAAGTTGACCGACGCAAGTCTCAACTTGAGTGTTCGTGCACTCAACTGCTTGAAGGCAGCTGATGTAGAGACATTAGGCGACCTCGTACAGTACAACAAGACTGATCTCTTGAAGTTCCGTAACTTTGGTAAGAAATCGCTTTCTGAGCTTGATGATTTGCTCGAGAGTCTGAATCTGTCGTTTGGAACCGACATTACAAAGTATAAATTGGATAAAGAATAG
- the rplQ gene encoding 50S ribosomal protein L17: MRHNKKFNHLGRTADHRAALLSNLAVALIQHKRITTTLAKAKALKKYVEPLITRSKNDTTNSRRVVFRYLQNKEAVTELFKEISVKVADRPGGYTRVIKLGTRQGDAAQIAFIELVDYNENMAKTPKAEAKKTRRSRRSTKKADAPAEAVENVAEEAKAE, translated from the coding sequence ATGAGACATAATAAGAAATTCAACCATTTGGGTCGTACTGCTGACCACCGCGCTGCGTTGCTTTCAAACTTGGCAGTTGCTTTGATTCAGCACAAAAGAATCACTACGACTCTTGCTAAGGCAAAGGCTCTTAAGAAGTATGTTGAGCCGCTGATTACACGTTCTAAGAATGATACAACTAACTCACGTCGTGTTGTATTCCGTTATCTTCAGAACAAAGAGGCTGTTACTGAGCTCTTTAAGGAGATTTCAGTAAAGGTAGCTGATCGTCCAGGCGGTTATACACGCGTTATCAAGCTTGGTACCCGTCAGGGTGACGCTGCTCAGATAGCATTTATTGAGCTTGTTGACTATAACGAGAATATGGCTAAGACTCCAAAGGCTGAAGCTAAGAAGACTCGTCGTAGCCGTCGTTCTACAAAGAAGGCTGATGCTCCTGCAGAGGCTGTTGAGAATGTTGCTGAAGAGGCAAAGGCTGAATAA
- a CDS encoding SusD/RagB family nutrient-binding outer membrane lipoprotein codes for MKQNILKFKSLAFGICTTCMVLTTGCSESEYAKINTDPSTIAEGNPIFLFTQEQVQYQPFDYLLWYYDGAYTSKIVQAYSPSSSFNDLYNKLAELGGVGSQLIYVKRYENDIKATIDKMPANKAAQYSHLSAMANALTVYMGLFDTDLFGSRPYSEAAQAQYGGTLTPNYESQESLFDQWLTELNADLDKLKSTTTQISVGDNDLAYGGDTKKWVKFVNGLKLKIAVRLLHQNKNKALKIAEEVGADDANVMQSITDDYVYNKGTGGDGGNNTYGSDNSVNLGVSSKNVIDFMKRNKDPRMLVMFTKNDFNSEVIQAFFDAQARGDNNCAIPKYILDQVNYTTDASGKKHFDSWKGDGEPWVRYQGLPIGMAISEKAEYTGNNNYFVTTRWKVTDGDKSKTYSPLSYFNEELVRGRVDFTFPTAPKGKVVQDTEDNPLYEMTLSTAEMNLYLAEFKLLGANLPHTAAEYFKLGVEASAKAYNRLAILNKIPYYDKAHCNDKLDEPVTYDDAAIATMMANSDYQLTGNVPSDLEKVYIQLYLHFFYQPLEQFVTVRRSGVPKVGSSLIPWVTMKPNTELPRRFYIAQPDPADKMRTIIETAMTQQGFTFTDGQKPELLNSERVWYDKGAPNFGEGPNYL; via the coding sequence ATGAAACAGAATATTTTAAAATTCAAATCGCTTGCCTTTGGTATATGTACCACATGCATGGTACTGACAACAGGATGCAGCGAAAGCGAATACGCAAAGATAAATACCGACCCATCGACTATCGCCGAAGGAAATCCTATATTCTTGTTTACTCAAGAACAAGTGCAATACCAACCCTTCGATTATCTACTATGGTATTATGATGGGGCATACACATCAAAAATAGTTCAGGCGTATTCTCCGTCAAGTAGTTTTAACGACTTGTACAACAAGTTGGCTGAACTGGGCGGTGTGGGTTCTCAGCTCATTTATGTTAAACGATACGAGAACGACATTAAAGCTACTATTGATAAGATGCCAGCCAATAAAGCTGCTCAATACTCACACCTTTCGGCTATGGCAAACGCTCTAACAGTTTACATGGGACTGTTCGATACCGACCTCTTTGGTTCAAGACCTTACTCTGAAGCTGCACAAGCCCAATATGGAGGTACATTAACACCTAACTACGAATCGCAGGAGAGCCTATTCGACCAATGGCTAACCGAACTGAACGCCGACCTGGATAAACTGAAGTCAACGACAACGCAGATAAGTGTTGGAGACAATGACTTAGCCTACGGGGGAGATACTAAGAAATGGGTAAAATTTGTAAACGGCCTAAAACTTAAAATTGCTGTAAGACTTCTTCACCAAAATAAAAATAAAGCCTTAAAAATAGCCGAAGAAGTGGGTGCTGACGATGCAAACGTGATGCAATCTATTACAGACGACTATGTATATAACAAGGGTACGGGTGGAGATGGCGGTAACAACACCTATGGAAGTGATAATAGTGTGAACTTAGGTGTTAGCAGCAAAAACGTTATCGACTTCATGAAGCGTAACAAAGACCCACGAATGCTGGTAATGTTTACCAAAAACGACTTCAACTCTGAGGTTATTCAAGCATTCTTCGATGCACAAGCAAGAGGTGATAACAACTGTGCTATTCCTAAATATATTTTAGACCAGGTAAATTATACCACGGATGCTTCTGGTAAAAAACATTTCGACAGTTGGAAAGGTGACGGCGAACCATGGGTGCGCTATCAGGGATTGCCTATCGGTATGGCTATATCTGAAAAGGCCGAATACACTGGGAACAACAACTATTTTGTAACTACCCGATGGAAAGTAACTGATGGTGACAAATCGAAAACCTACTCACCGCTGTCATACTTTAACGAGGAATTAGTGCGTGGACGCGTTGACTTCACTTTCCCAACAGCTCCGAAAGGTAAAGTAGTGCAAGACACTGAAGATAACCCACTTTACGAAATGACTCTTTCCACAGCCGAAATGAACCTCTATCTGGCTGAGTTTAAATTACTGGGTGCTAACTTGCCACATACTGCAGCCGAGTACTTCAAACTTGGTGTTGAGGCTTCAGCAAAGGCTTATAACCGTTTAGCAATACTGAACAAAATACCTTATTACGATAAGGCACATTGTAATGACAAGTTAGACGAGCCAGTTACCTACGACGATGCTGCTATTGCTACGATGATGGCTAATTCTGACTACCAGCTAACTGGTAATGTTCCAAGTGATTTAGAGAAGGTTTACATCCAATTGTATCTACATTTCTTCTATCAACCACTTGAGCAGTTTGTAACAGTGCGCCGTTCTGGTGTTCCTAAAGTAGGTAGTTCGCTCATCCCTTGGGTCACAATGAAACCCAACACCGAGTTGCCTCGCCGATTCTATATCGCTCAACCCGATCCAGCTGACAAGATGCGTACTATTATCGAGACTGCAATGACACAGCAAGGTTTCACATTTACTGATGGACAAAAACCAGAACTGCTTAATTCGGAAAGAGTATGGTACGATAAAGGAGCTCCAAACTTTGGTGAAGGTCCCAACTATTTATAG
- a CDS encoding GTPase domain-containing protein, producing MVELLLNTITLPAYHQQEAWVWIPFLAIATTVVVVVKTIKKFSGTSIGVLGMPESGKTQFLMNLQGKGEKYKNEGYQGTSKDEYKKFTYTTNDNKKYKIKGGTDIGGDIYNIKPYYETFLKNKDICIFLFDIQKYKDNSKYRMETNVRLDFINNHVKDASECAIIGTHVDKVKIEERLSIITIVQKFVEGKEYARLLNNNFFACNLTNEKDMNELVNKLF from the coding sequence ATGGTAGAATTATTATTAAACACTATTACACTTCCAGCCTATCATCAACAAGAGGCTTGGGTCTGGATTCCATTTTTAGCCATTGCAACAACAGTAGTAGTGGTAGTAAAAACAATTAAGAAATTCTCTGGTACTAGTATTGGAGTTTTAGGTATGCCAGAATCTGGAAAGACTCAATTCCTAATGAATTTGCAAGGGAAAGGAGAGAAGTATAAAAATGAAGGGTATCAAGGTACAAGTAAAGATGAATATAAAAAATTCACCTATACTACTAATGACAACAAGAAATATAAGATAAAAGGTGGAACGGACATTGGAGGAGATATTTACAATATTAAGCCTTATTATGAGACATTCTTAAAAAATAAAGATATCTGTATATTCCTATTTGATATACAAAAATACAAAGATAATTCTAAATATAGAATGGAGACTAATGTACGTTTAGATTTTATCAACAACCATGTTAAAGATGCATCCGAATGTGCTATTATAGGCACCCACGTTGACAAAGTAAAGATTGAGGAACGACTATCTATTATAACAATTGTACAGAAATTCGTAGAAGGAAAAGAATATGCAAGACTGCTAAATAATAACTTCTTTGCATGCAACCTCACGAATGAAAAGGATATGAACGAATTAGTAAACAAATTATTTTAA
- a CDS encoding DUF6140 family protein has protein sequence MALFKITVKMSKHCDGMVIEPGMSIQYASMFSNILSNIQERENINSLFFTHFSVDLKKMNALNPAYLNVKKIC, from the coding sequence ATGGCACTTTTCAAAATTACCGTAAAGATGTCAAAGCACTGTGATGGTATGGTTATAGAACCAGGCATGAGCATCCAGTATGCTTCGATGTTTTCAAACATTCTTTCAAACATTCAAGAACGAGAGAATATTAACAGCCTCTTCTTTACGCATTTCAGTGTAGACCTAAAGAAGATGAATGCTTTAAACCCAGCGTATTTGAATGTGAAAAAGATTTGTTAG
- a CDS encoding septal ring lytic transglycosylase RlpA family protein, producing MYKTKLLFIALLWLCNFFTLTIQAQSDGKASYYSNGLHGRRMSNGERYDRNAFTCAHRTLPFGTRLKITNPRNGKSVIVRVTDRGPFVRGRVVDLSYAAARELGTISSGVAYVKVELARKETEIPFPTESTGLIDVPEVEYGTAGICYEFIPEWEKVEEDKPKEIERKVDTRLNKKKTLQQAKVEKENITETRKQLQTSTPANQQTNKTKSQVTTRTSPATTNRQQSVQQNKSTTQSTTSKNNSSSSWTNFFKRVKDGVTGLFE from the coding sequence ATGTATAAAACCAAACTTCTCTTTATAGCGTTATTATGGCTATGCAACTTCTTTACTCTGACAATACAAGCACAGTCAGATGGTAAAGCTTCTTATTATAGTAACGGATTACATGGTCGCCGAATGAGTAATGGCGAACGTTACGATCGCAATGCTTTTACATGTGCACACCGCACACTTCCCTTTGGTACACGATTAAAGATTACCAACCCACGAAATGGTAAGTCTGTCATTGTCCGCGTAACGGATCGTGGTCCATTTGTACGTGGCCGCGTCGTGGACTTATCCTATGCTGCAGCACGAGAATTAGGTACAATCTCAAGTGGTGTAGCTTATGTAAAAGTAGAACTTGCACGAAAAGAAACCGAAATTCCTTTCCCTACTGAATCAACAGGCTTAATTGATGTGCCAGAAGTTGAATATGGTACAGCTGGTATATGCTATGAGTTTATCCCTGAATGGGAAAAGGTTGAAGAAGACAAACCGAAGGAGATTGAGCGCAAAGTGGATACTCGCCTAAACAAAAAAAAGACTTTACAGCAGGCTAAGGTGGAGAAAGAAAACATCACTGAGACACGCAAGCAGCTACAAACTTCTACGCCAGCTAACCAGCAGACTAACAAGACAAAAAGTCAGGTGACAACCCGTACCAGTCCGGCTACAACCAACCGACAGCAGTCTGTCCAGCAGAATAAGTCAACCACACAATCAACTACATCAAAGAACAACTCAAGTAGCAGTTGGACCAACTTCTTCAAACGTGTGAAGGATGGTGTGACTGGACTCTTTGAATAG
- the gdhA gene encoding NADP-specific glutamate dehydrogenase, which translates to MEVEKIMQALEQKHPGESEYLQAVHEVLMSVKDVYNQHPEFERASIIERIVEPERIITFRVPWVDDQGKVQVNIGYRVQFNGAIGPYKGGLRFHASVNLSILKFLGFEQTFKNALTTLPMGGGKGGSDFSPRGKSDAEIMRFCQAFMNELYRHIGPDEDVPAGDIGVGGREIGYLFGQYRKLTHQFQGMLTGKGREWGGSILRPEATGYGALYFVHQMMETHGLDIKGKTVAVSGFGNVAWGAAKKATELGAKVITLSGPDGYIYDPDGISGEKIEYMLELRNSGNDVCEPYAEKYPGAQFFKGRKPWEQKADIYLPCATQNELNGEDADKILAFKPLCVAEVSNMGCTAEAADKFTAAKMLFAPGKAVNAGGVATSGLEMSQNSLRLSWSPEEVDQKLHYIMSSIHEQCVKYGKQADGYIDYIKGANIAGFMKVAKAMLAQGVV; encoded by the coding sequence ATGGAAGTCGAAAAAATCATGCAAGCACTGGAGCAGAAGCATCCAGGTGAGTCAGAGTATTTGCAGGCAGTACATGAAGTACTTATGTCTGTAAAGGATGTTTACAATCAGCACCCAGAGTTTGAGCGCGCAAGTATTATTGAGCGCATCGTAGAACCTGAGCGTATTATCACATTCCGTGTTCCTTGGGTTGATGACCAAGGTAAGGTACAGGTGAACATCGGTTATCGCGTACAGTTTAATGGTGCTATTGGCCCTTACAAGGGTGGTCTGCGTTTCCACGCATCTGTAAACCTAAGTATCTTGAAGTTCCTCGGTTTCGAGCAGACATTCAAGAATGCACTCACCACATTGCCTATGGGTGGTGGTAAGGGTGGTTCAGACTTCTCTCCACGTGGTAAGAGCGATGCTGAAATCATGCGTTTCTGCCAGGCTTTCATGAACGAACTTTATCGTCATATCGGTCCTGATGAGGACGTTCCTGCAGGTGACATCGGTGTTGGTGGCCGTGAAATTGGTTATCTCTTCGGTCAGTATCGCAAGCTGACTCACCAGTTCCAGGGTATGCTCACAGGTAAGGGCAGAGAATGGGGTGGCTCTATCCTCCGTCCAGAAGCTACTGGTTATGGTGCACTCTACTTCGTTCACCAGATGATGGAGACTCACGGTCTTGACATCAAGGGTAAGACCGTTGCTGTCTCAGGTTTCGGTAACGTGGCTTGGGGTGCTGCTAAGAAGGCAACTGAACTTGGTGCAAAGGTTATCACATTGAGTGGTCCTGATGGTTACATCTATGACCCAGACGGAATCAGTGGCGAAAAGATTGAGTACATGCTCGAACTCCGCAATAGTGGTAATGATGTTTGTGAGCCATACGCAGAGAAATATCCTGGTGCACAGTTCTTCAAGGGTCGCAAACCTTGGGAGCAGAAGGCAGACATCTATTTGCCATGTGCTACTCAGAACGAGCTTAACGGTGAAGATGCAGATAAGATCCTTGCATTCAAGCCATTGTGTGTAGCTGAGGTTTCTAACATGGGTTGTACAGCAGAGGCTGCTGATAAGTTCACTGCAGCAAAGATGCTCTTTGCTCCTGGTAAGGCTGTTAACGCAGGTGGTGTGGCTACATCAGGTCTCGAAATGTCACAGAACTCTCTCCGTCTCTCTTGGAGTCCAGAGGAGGTTGACCAGAAGCTCCATTACATCATGAGCTCTATCCACGAGCAGTGCGTGAAATATGGTAAGCAAGCTGATGGTTACATTGATTATATCAAGGGTGCCAATATCGCTGGCTTCATGAAGGTAGCGAAGGCTATGCTTGCACAAGGTGTAGTTTAA